From the genome of Bacteroides sp. MSB163, one region includes:
- a CDS encoding alpha-d-galacturonidase, which translates to MKKEVFIRILAVLGLAVPALLPVFGQYVTVNIDAPFPMEPIKEFIFPEKDFSIVQYGAVKGGKVCNTDAIAKTIDACNRAGGGRVLVPEGEWLTGPIHLKSNVNLYLAENAVLRFTDNPSDYLPSVMTSWEGMECYNYSPLIYAFECENIAITGKGMLKPKMDTWKVWFARPEAHMNALKELYTMASTDVPVEKREMAVGENHLRPHLIQFNRCRNILLDGFKIRESPFWTVHMYMCDGGIVRNLDVKAHGHNNDGIDLEMTRNFLVEDCTFDQGDDAVVIKAGRNRDAWRLNTPTENIVIRNCDIVEGHTLLGIGSEISGGIRNVYMHDCKVPQSVRRLFFVKTNHRRGAFVENIHMENIKAGHVQRVLEIDTDVLYQWKDLVPTYEERITRIDGIYMKNVTCTSADAIYELKGDAKLPARNIVIEDVYVGEVKDFVKKVDYTENVVEKNVSYSVLNRTGDK; encoded by the coding sequence ATGAAAAAAGAAGTATTTATAAGAATTTTAGCAGTATTGGGCTTGGCTGTGCCGGCTTTGCTTCCTGTCTTTGGACAATATGTAACAGTAAACATAGATGCTCCTTTCCCGATGGAACCGATAAAAGAATTTATCTTTCCGGAGAAAGATTTTTCTATTGTGCAATATGGCGCTGTAAAGGGAGGAAAAGTCTGCAACACAGATGCAATAGCCAAGACAATAGATGCTTGTAATAGAGCAGGAGGTGGCAGAGTATTAGTGCCTGAAGGAGAATGGCTTACAGGACCGATACATTTGAAAAGCAATGTAAATCTTTATCTGGCAGAGAATGCGGTATTACGCTTTACTGATAATCCGTCTGATTATTTACCATCTGTAATGACTTCATGGGAAGGCATGGAGTGTTATAACTATTCTCCATTAATTTATGCTTTTGAGTGTGAGAATATAGCTATAACAGGCAAAGGAATGCTGAAGCCTAAAATGGATACTTGGAAAGTCTGGTTTGCTCGTCCCGAGGCTCACATGAATGCATTGAAAGAACTTTATACGATGGCATCTACAGATGTTCCTGTAGAAAAACGAGAGATGGCTGTAGGGGAGAACCATTTGCGTCCGCATCTGATACAATTCAATCGTTGTAGGAATATCTTACTTGATGGATTCAAAATCAGGGAAAGCCCATTCTGGACTGTGCATATGTATATGTGTGATGGCGGCATTGTTCGTAATCTGGATGTAAAAGCTCATGGACACAATAACGATGGGATTGACCTTGAGATGACCCGTAACTTTTTGGTGGAAGATTGTACTTTCGATCAAGGAGATGATGCGGTGGTAATCAAGGCGGGACGTAACCGTGATGCATGGCGTCTGAATACACCAACAGAGAATATTGTAATCCGTAATTGCGACATTGTAGAGGGGCATACTTTACTGGGTATTGGCAGTGAAATTTCAGGGGGTATCCGTAATGTGTATATGCATGATTGCAAAGTGCCACAATCCGTCAGAAGGCTCTTTTTTGTCAAGACCAATCATCGGCGTGGAGCATTTGTGGAGAATATCCACATGGAGAATATCAAAGCCGGGCATGTACAACGGGTACTTGAAATAGATACAGATGTGCTTTACCAATGGAAAGATCTTGTTCCTACGTATGAGGAACGCATTACGCGTATTGATGGCATTTATATGAAAAATGTGACATGTACTTCGGCTGATGCCATTTACGAACTGAAAGGAGATGCCAAACTTCCTGCCAGGAATATAGTGATTGAAGATGTATATGTGGGTGAGGTAAAAGATTTTGTAAAGAAGGTAGATTACACGGAAAATGTGGTAGAAAAGAATGTTTCCTATTCCGTATTGAACCGTACAGGTGATAAATAA
- a CDS encoding SusC/RagA family TonB-linked outer membrane protein, translated as MKSDSFRNNRKALAALLLCTGFIAGQPLTVRATGNEQSVQTVQQQIKVSGTVSDAMGPVIGASVVEKGNTSNGTITDVNGNFSLSVPSGATLLISYIGYKAQEVQAVAGRVIDVTLKEDTEMLDEVVVVGFGTQKKVNLTGSVGIATAKELESRPVSSATQALQGLVPGLKITTNSGALDQNMSISVRGTGTIGSSSGSPLILIDGMEGDINTVNPQDIENISVLKDAAASSIYGSRAPFGVILVTTKKGKAGKATINYNNSFRIASPIGLPESMDSYTFAVLMNESLKNSGKAARFSDETMRKMLDYQSGKLTGGMDPSPSNPDAWNDVWQYAYGNTDIYDELYKSTVFSQEHNVSVSGGSEKMTYYGSFNYLDQGGLLKIGEDGMKRYNITGKFTSELTDWLKFNFTTRFTRNDVWRPRKFNDTFYRMFGRQNWPNIPMYDPNGNIFGYNAVELEQGGQRDVQTDRHYYQAALIFEPVKNWITNVEFNYSIMNQKVKETTLPSYQLGPTGTELYREKDSGLYQEDKKENYLNLNIYSEYAHTFDEAHNLKIMAGFQAEEMEQSDLNVFKNGLIMADMPEFDLTNGQLNSGLAKDATVHGYSNRWATAGFFGRLNYDYQGRYLVEANIRYDGTSRFRRGNRWQWSPSFSLGWNIAQEKFWQPMQNVANLLKLRFSYGQLGNQNTNTWYPTYRTMTLGVLDGGWLHNGTKPNTAKVGDLISTVLTWEKVRTWDIGLDYGFFNNRLTGSFDYFVRYTKDMVGDAPELPLTLGVNPPQTNNCDLKTKGWEVSLAWRDRLKNGLNYGISVSLSDQQTYIDSYPSNKTGSLTSGSSNTGVKWAYITGQKINQIWGLETIGIAKTQEEMDAHLASLPKGGQSAIGTQWGAGDIMYKDLNGDGKISTGANTLSDHGDLKVLGDANPHYFFGIDLTADWKGFDFRCFLQGVLKHDFWPGGDSTTNNDNAGGYFWGVRGNVSEWHIRGFVQHNDYFRAESSGLEGYELPANTNSYFPRPLLSYADGGKNQRVQSRYMQNAAYMRLKNLQLGYTLPATWTKKAGISKCRLFVSGENLLTFTSLFDVFDPETCIGGVGGNVYPLSSTWSFGLSLTF; from the coding sequence ATGAAATCAGATTCTTTTAGAAACAATCGGAAGGCGCTTGCGGCCTTATTGCTTTGCACTGGTTTCATTGCCGGACAACCCCTCACGGTGAGGGCTACGGGCAATGAACAAAGTGTGCAAACGGTTCAACAACAAATCAAAGTTTCCGGAACTGTAAGTGACGCGATGGGGCCGGTTATCGGTGCCAGTGTTGTAGAAAAAGGGAATACATCTAATGGCACTATTACTGATGTCAACGGTAACTTTTCTCTTTCAGTACCTTCCGGTGCAACGCTTCTCATTTCCTATATAGGATATAAAGCGCAGGAAGTACAGGCAGTGGCAGGCAGAGTTATTGATGTGACTTTGAAAGAAGATACTGAAATGCTTGATGAAGTTGTGGTGGTAGGTTTTGGTACTCAGAAGAAGGTGAACCTGACCGGTTCGGTGGGAATTGCTACAGCGAAAGAGTTGGAATCACGTCCGGTATCATCGGCAACACAGGCTTTGCAAGGCTTGGTTCCGGGTCTGAAAATTACGACAAATTCCGGAGCTTTGGATCAGAATATGAGTATTTCCGTACGTGGTACGGGAACCATCGGTTCTTCAAGTGGTTCTCCATTGATATTGATTGATGGTATGGAGGGCGATATTAATACGGTGAATCCGCAGGATATTGAGAATATCTCAGTGCTGAAAGATGCGGCGGCCTCTTCTATTTATGGTTCGCGCGCACCGTTCGGTGTAATTCTCGTTACGACGAAGAAGGGTAAAGCAGGTAAGGCTACTATCAATTATAATAATAGTTTTCGTATAGCCAGTCCCATAGGTTTACCGGAGTCTATGGATTCATACACTTTTGCCGTATTAATGAATGAATCTCTCAAGAACAGTGGCAAAGCAGCCCGATTTTCAGACGAGACTATGCGGAAGATGCTCGATTATCAGTCTGGTAAACTGACTGGCGGTATGGATCCCAGTCCTAGTAATCCGGATGCTTGGAATGATGTGTGGCAGTATGCCTATGGTAATACGGATATTTATGATGAACTTTATAAAAGTACGGTATTCTCCCAAGAACACAATGTGAGCGTATCAGGGGGCAGTGAGAAGATGACCTATTATGGTTCTTTCAATTATCTGGATCAGGGTGGTTTGTTGAAAATCGGTGAGGATGGCATGAAACGCTATAATATCACAGGTAAATTTACCAGCGAACTGACTGATTGGTTGAAGTTTAACTTCACAACTCGTTTCACACGTAACGATGTATGGCGTCCACGTAAGTTCAATGATACCTTTTACCGGATGTTCGGTCGGCAGAACTGGCCTAATATTCCGATGTACGATCCCAATGGTAATATCTTTGGCTATAATGCCGTAGAGTTGGAGCAGGGCGGACAACGCGATGTACAGACTGACCGCCATTATTATCAGGCAGCCCTTATATTTGAGCCTGTAAAGAATTGGATTACTAATGTAGAATTCAACTATAGTATTATGAATCAGAAGGTGAAAGAAACGACATTGCCTTCATATCAGTTGGGACCCACTGGAACCGAACTTTATCGTGAAAAGGATTCAGGATTATATCAGGAAGATAAAAAGGAAAACTATCTGAATCTGAATATTTATAGTGAATATGCACATACGTTCGATGAGGCGCATAACCTGAAGATTATGGCCGGATTTCAGGCGGAAGAGATGGAACAAAGTGACTTGAATGTTTTCAAGAATGGATTGATAATGGCGGATATGCCGGAATTTGATTTGACGAACGGACAGTTGAATAGCGGTTTGGCTAAAGATGCTACAGTGCATGGATATAGCAACAGATGGGCGACTGCCGGTTTCTTCGGACGTTTGAACTATGATTATCAAGGTCGTTATTTGGTAGAAGCCAATATCCGTTATGATGGTACTTCCCGTTTTCGTCGTGGTAATCGTTGGCAATGGTCTCCATCTTTTTCTTTGGGGTGGAATATCGCACAGGAGAAGTTCTGGCAACCGATGCAGAATGTTGCCAATTTGCTGAAACTACGTTTTTCGTATGGACAGTTGGGCAATCAGAATACGAATACATGGTATCCTACTTATCGTACTATGACGTTAGGTGTACTGGATGGAGGCTGGTTACATAATGGAACTAAACCTAACACTGCAAAGGTAGGTGATTTGATTAGTACAGTCTTGACTTGGGAAAAAGTCCGTACTTGGGATATCGGGTTAGACTATGGCTTCTTCAACAATAGGTTGACGGGATCGTTCGATTACTTTGTCCGCTATACAAAAGATATGGTGGGAGATGCTCCTGAATTGCCTCTGACTTTGGGTGTCAACCCGCCTCAAACCAACAACTGTGATTTGAAAACAAAAGGATGGGAAGTCTCATTGGCGTGGAGAGACCGCCTGAAGAACGGATTGAATTATGGTATCAGTGTTTCATTGTCTGACCAGCAGACTTATATAGACAGTTATCCGAGTAATAAAACCGGTTCTTTGACTTCCGGAAGTTCTAACACGGGAGTTAAGTGGGCGTATATTACCGGACAAAAAATAAACCAGATATGGGGACTTGAGACAATAGGTATAGCCAAAACACAGGAAGAAATGGATGCACATCTTGCTTCATTGCCTAAAGGTGGACAAAGTGCCATCGGAACACAGTGGGGAGCCGGTGATATCATGTATAAAGATTTGAACGGCGATGGTAAGATATCTACGGGTGCCAACACCTTGAGTGACCATGGTGATTTAAAAGTATTGGGTGATGCTAACCCGCATTATTTCTTTGGTATTGACCTGACTGCTGATTGGAAAGGCTTTGACTTCCGTTGTTTCTTGCAGGGAGTTTTGAAACATGATTTTTGGCCTGGTGGTGATTCTACCACAAACAATGACAATGCCGGTGGTTATTTCTGGGGTGTCCGGGGTAATGTGAGTGAATGGCATATACGAGGATTTGTGCAACACAATGACTACTTCCGTGCTGAATCGTCCGGTCTGGAAGGGTATGAGCTTCCGGCGAATACCAATTCGTATTTCCCTCGTCCTCTTCTTAGTTATGCAGATGGTGGTAAGAATCAGCGTGTGCAAAGCCGCTATATGCAGAATGCCGCTTATATGCGCTTGAAGAATCTACAACTTGGCTATACATTACCTGCGACATGGACAAAGAAAGCAGGAATTTCAAAATGTCGTTTGTTTGTTTCAGGCGAGAACTTGTTGACTTTCACTTCTTTGTTTGACGTTTTTGATCCTGAAACTTGTATAGGAGGTGTCGGTGGCAATGTTTATCCGTTGTCAAGTACATGGTCATTCGGTTTGAGTTTAACTTTTTAA
- a CDS encoding six-hairpin glycosidase, with amino-acid sequence MRNGLLKKLGAAFSLLMVASLLSAGNSPIELKVNSSTGALSELKIQRDARGMNWLVRVDGTQYAWVKENYGWGLGYFTVTKGRESIKKEWKNPVEISADGMEVMYRESDIRIQIKRRLEEDNLVERYTFTNIGEEAVSLYDMGIYTPFNDNYPSAQECMNSRANVQIWEGENAAYVNAIRMGAYAPHLGLMVTEGAVKSYEIWERGRKKANSHTRGIFALNVPDMQLKPGESYSLEWYIFAHGGNDDFCNKLLERGSVLVSCDKYVYQKGEVAHVELRSLKPLKTCRAMINGVPVAVKRKGNIYIIETPIEQAGEIRFDFYYNGNKQTHADCLVINSVDELIQKRVNFIRTNQQMNNPADLRDGAYMVYDNEGDSIYLNDTPNCNPVDRDEGAERLGMGVLLAKQYLLTKDSALKESLLRYARFVRSKLQTDDYVTYSSVDKKQRNRGYNYMWVAEFYFQMYKLTGDRQFVTDGYKTLKSMFRQFGHGFYAIGIPVRLGLQSLKVAGMEKEYKDLMKDFIRTGDIFVENGLNYPAHEVNYEQSIVAPAILFLAQLYLETGIQKYLDEVKRQMPVLEAFNGFQPSYHLNEVAIRHWDGHWFGKCEMFGDTFPHYWSTVTGAVYYYYALCTGDTSYQVRAENVVRNNLCLFFEDGRASCAYMYPYKIDGVKAQFYDPYANDQDWALVYYLLVNKGL; translated from the coding sequence ATGAGAAATGGGTTATTAAAGAAACTTGGAGCTGCTTTTAGTCTGTTGATGGTAGCCAGTCTTTTATCTGCCGGAAATAGTCCTATTGAGTTGAAAGTCAATTCGTCGACCGGAGCTCTTAGTGAACTAAAGATACAGCGGGACGCGCGTGGTATGAACTGGCTGGTGAGAGTTGACGGCACTCAATATGCCTGGGTGAAAGAAAATTATGGCTGGGGTCTGGGATATTTCACTGTAACTAAAGGACGGGAAAGTATTAAGAAAGAGTGGAAGAATCCGGTTGAAATCAGTGCGGACGGTATGGAAGTAATGTACCGTGAGAGTGATATCCGCATTCAGATTAAGCGAAGGCTGGAAGAGGATAATTTAGTGGAAAGGTATACTTTCACTAATATAGGTGAAGAAGCTGTATCCCTTTATGATATGGGTATTTATACTCCTTTCAATGACAATTATCCCAGTGCGCAGGAATGTATGAATTCCCGTGCCAATGTTCAGATATGGGAAGGTGAAAATGCCGCTTATGTCAATGCTATTCGCATGGGAGCTTATGCACCTCACTTAGGATTGATGGTGACAGAAGGTGCTGTAAAGAGTTATGAAATATGGGAACGAGGACGTAAGAAAGCAAACTCACATACCAGAGGGATCTTTGCATTAAATGTGCCCGATATGCAACTAAAACCCGGAGAAAGCTATTCTTTGGAATGGTATATCTTTGCTCATGGGGGTAATGATGATTTTTGCAATAAACTTTTAGAACGGGGGAGTGTGCTTGTATCGTGTGATAAATATGTGTATCAAAAAGGAGAGGTTGCCCATGTAGAACTTCGTAGCCTGAAACCGTTGAAGACATGCAGAGCTATGATAAACGGTGTACCGGTGGCAGTAAAGCGAAAAGGAAATATCTATATAATAGAAACACCTATAGAACAAGCTGGCGAAATCCGTTTTGATTTCTATTACAATGGGAACAAACAAACGCACGCTGACTGTCTGGTAATTAACTCTGTGGATGAACTGATACAAAAACGGGTTAACTTTATACGTACTAATCAACAAATGAATAATCCTGCTGACTTGCGTGACGGTGCTTACATGGTTTACGATAATGAAGGGGACAGCATTTACCTGAATGATACGCCGAACTGTAATCCCGTAGATCGTGATGAAGGTGCGGAGCGCTTGGGAATGGGAGTACTGCTGGCTAAACAATATTTGCTGACTAAAGATTCTGCATTAAAAGAGTCGCTTTTAAGATATGCTAGGTTTGTACGTAGTAAGTTACAGACGGATGATTATGTCACTTATTCCAGTGTGGATAAGAAGCAACGGAACCGAGGATATAATTATATGTGGGTAGCTGAATTTTATTTCCAGATGTATAAGTTGACGGGTGACAGGCAGTTCGTAACGGATGGCTATAAAACACTTAAGTCTATGTTTCGTCAGTTTGGTCATGGCTTTTATGCGATAGGGATCCCTGTCAGGTTGGGATTGCAGAGTCTGAAGGTGGCTGGAATGGAAAAAGAATATAAAGACTTGATGAAAGACTTCATCAGGACAGGAGATATATTTGTAGAGAATGGTCTGAATTATCCGGCACATGAAGTGAATTATGAACAGAGTATTGTAGCTCCGGCTATACTGTTTTTGGCACAGCTTTATCTGGAAACGGGTATTCAGAAGTATTTGGATGAGGTGAAACGGCAGATGCCCGTATTGGAAGCTTTCAATGGGTTTCAGCCCAGTTATCATTTGAATGAAGTCGCTATTCGCCATTGGGATGGGCATTGGTTTGGTAAATGTGAAATGTTTGGTGATACTTTCCCGCACTATTGGAGTACAGTGACCGGAGCCGTATACTACTATTATGCATTATGCACGGGTGATACATCTTACCAAGTGCGTGCAGAGAATGTGGTGAGAAATAATCTTTGTCTTTTCTTTGAGGATGGAAGAGCTTCATGTGCTTATATGTATCCATACAAGATTGATGGAGTAAAAGCACAATTTTATGATCCTTATGCTAACGATCAGGATTGGGCATTAGTGTATTACCTATTGGTGAATAAAGGATTATAG
- a CDS encoding family 43 glycosylhydrolase: MIKLLLLVAFFCVGCAGISNEGSGKIVYNGVPWFDNQGNIVNAHGACIVEDNGRYYLFGEYKSDKSNAFPGFSCYSSDDLVNWKFERVVLPVQPDGILGPDRVGERVKVMKCPSTGEYVMYMHADDMGYKDPYIGYATCSTINGEYKLQGPLLHDGKPVKRWDMGTFQDTDGKGYLLIHHGPIYRLSDDYRSIEAEVAYVKGSGESPAMFKKNGIYYMLYSNLTSWEKNDNFYFTAPKIEGPWTKQGLFCPAGKLTYNSQSTFVFPLKRGNDTIPMFMGDRWSYPHQASAATYVWMPLQVDGIKISIPEYWQCWDINTLKPVDALQKGREIPIKEMEFTRDWKEENSRLASNTKGSILAIPFKGTHIAVVGESNPHSGYAKVSVLNDKKDTVYSSLVDFYSKYPEKAIRIMTPKMSKGDYTLLIEVTGIMPIWTDKTKTIYGSDNSFVTVDAIYSF, encoded by the coding sequence ATGATAAAATTGCTTTTGTTAGTAGCTTTTTTTTGTGTAGGGTGTGCAGGAATCTCGAATGAGGGTTCCGGAAAGATTGTTTATAATGGAGTCCCTTGGTTCGATAATCAAGGAAATATAGTAAATGCACACGGTGCCTGCATAGTGGAGGATAACGGTAGATATTACCTTTTCGGTGAATATAAATCAGATAAAAGTAATGCTTTTCCGGGCTTTAGCTGCTATTCTTCAGATGACTTGGTGAACTGGAAATTTGAAAGGGTAGTGCTGCCGGTACAACCTGACGGTATTTTGGGCCCCGACCGGGTAGGTGAACGGGTAAAGGTGATGAAATGTCCCTCTACAGGAGAATACGTCATGTATATGCATGCGGATGATATGGGGTATAAGGATCCTTACATTGGCTATGCTACATGCAGCACAATAAATGGAGAGTATAAGTTGCAAGGTCCTTTACTTCATGATGGAAAGCCTGTTAAACGTTGGGATATGGGAACCTTTCAGGATACGGACGGTAAAGGTTACTTGCTTATCCATCATGGACCTATTTATCGGCTGAGTGATGATTATCGTTCCATAGAGGCGGAGGTAGCTTATGTGAAAGGCTCAGGAGAATCGCCTGCCATGTTTAAGAAAAACGGTATATATTATATGCTCTACTCCAATCTGACCAGTTGGGAGAAGAATGATAATTTCTATTTTACGGCACCGAAAATTGAAGGTCCTTGGACCAAGCAAGGGTTGTTCTGTCCGGCAGGAAAACTGACTTATAATTCACAAAGTACGTTTGTCTTTCCGTTGAAACGGGGCAATGACACAATTCCGATGTTTATGGGTGATCGCTGGTCATATCCTCATCAGGCTTCGGCGGCAACTTATGTATGGATGCCTTTGCAGGTGGATGGAATAAAAATATCAATACCTGAATATTGGCAATGTTGGGACATAAACACTTTAAAGCCGGTAGATGCCTTGCAGAAAGGGAGAGAGATTCCTATCAAAGAAATGGAATTCACACGAGATTGGAAAGAGGAAAATAGTCGCTTGGCTTCAAATACGAAAGGAAGTATTTTAGCCATTCCTTTTAAAGGGACACATATTGCGGTAGTGGGTGAATCAAATCCTCACAGCGGATATGCCAAAGTAAGTGTATTAAATGATAAGAAAGATACGGTTTATTCCTCATTGGTTGACTTTTATAGTAAGTACCCGGAAAAGGCAATTCGTATCATGACTCCAAAGATGTCAAAAGGAGATTATACATTACTTATAGAAGTAACAGGCATTATGCCAATATGGACAGATAAAACGAAAACAATCTATGGAAGTGATAATAGTTTTGTGACGGTTGACGCCATTTATAGCTTTTGA
- a CDS encoding RagB/SusD family nutrient uptake outer membrane protein, producing MKTLYRIALTATFVFGLTACDDFLDSEPKSSVDPDKYFTEVSQLQAYADEIYPRVLPGSNYGYYGTDDQYTDNQIPETAPDRFFEGQWKVPYSGGNWSFETIYRLNFFFSEVLPRFGDDLSGSQNTISGDLASIRHYIGEMYTLRALEYFKRYQYFGDFPIITEPLPDDEVVLSEASKRMPRNEVARFILSDLDKAARLMEGKNMTTTRINRDLALLLKSRVALYEGTWLKYFKGTAFVPNGEGWPGKSKDYNANYQYPGGSIDSEINYFLDEAISASKEVAEKYKNSLTANTGVLQQNSGDPTNPFYDMYATDDLSSYPEVLLWKQYTYGVSTHGVCVGANQGNWALGVTRACVQNFLMADGTPVYKNGSYSDGNGNYTGDKTIADVRTNRDSRLSVFLKEPGQKNILIDGTSPLSTFYRTQPYPGITDGANQTRATTGYLLRKGGSFDVKHYQDVWAGFVGVVLYRSVEALLNYMEASYEKNGTLDGTAREYWQIIRRRAHVNEDIDVTIAATDMAKEAENDWGAYSAGKILTDKTLYNIRRERRSEFLSEGLRYMDVCRWRAMDQMISTPYIPEGMHLWNTPMEQWYQGLVADGSVNATVSQKSDSEYLRPYRRTSTQKCYEGYKWKMAHYLEPIMAKQFLITSSDGVTVESSPIYQNPYWPVSADMAAEQ from the coding sequence ATGAAAACATTATATCGAATAGCATTAACCGCAACATTCGTTTTCGGACTCACGGCTTGTGATGATTTTCTGGATAGTGAACCAAAATCATCCGTAGACCCTGATAAATATTTCACGGAAGTTTCCCAGTTACAGGCCTATGCGGATGAAATATATCCGCGGGTTCTTCCTGGTAGTAATTATGGATATTATGGTACTGATGACCAATATACTGATAATCAGATACCCGAAACCGCTCCTGATCGTTTCTTTGAAGGACAATGGAAGGTGCCCTATTCGGGAGGAAACTGGTCGTTTGAAACTATATATAGATTGAATTTTTTCTTTTCAGAAGTGTTGCCTCGGTTTGGAGATGATTTAAGTGGTTCACAGAATACGATATCCGGTGATTTAGCCAGTATCAGACATTATATAGGTGAAATGTATACCTTGCGTGCACTTGAATACTTTAAACGCTATCAGTATTTTGGTGATTTTCCTATTATTACCGAACCTTTGCCAGATGATGAGGTTGTGCTGAGTGAAGCCAGCAAGCGCATGCCTCGTAATGAAGTTGCTCGTTTTATCTTGTCTGATTTGGATAAGGCAGCTAGATTGATGGAAGGGAAAAACATGACAACTACCCGCATTAATCGTGACCTGGCTTTATTGCTAAAATCACGTGTTGCTCTTTATGAAGGTACTTGGCTGAAATATTTTAAAGGTACTGCGTTTGTTCCCAATGGTGAAGGATGGCCGGGTAAATCGAAAGACTATAATGCCAATTACCAGTATCCGGGCGGAAGCATTGACAGTGAAATTAATTATTTTCTTGATGAGGCTATTTCAGCTTCAAAGGAAGTGGCTGAAAAATATAAGAACTCGTTGACTGCGAATACAGGTGTATTACAACAGAACTCTGGAGACCCCACTAATCCATTTTATGATATGTATGCAACAGATGATCTTTCGTCCTATCCCGAAGTTTTGCTTTGGAAACAGTATACGTATGGGGTGTCTACGCATGGAGTATGTGTTGGTGCCAATCAGGGCAACTGGGCTTTGGGTGTAACTCGTGCTTGTGTACAAAATTTCCTGATGGCGGATGGTACTCCTGTTTATAAGAACGGTTCTTATTCGGATGGTAACGGAAATTATACAGGAGATAAAACGATTGCAGATGTGCGTACCAACAGAGATTCACGCTTATCTGTCTTTTTGAAAGAACCCGGACAGAAGAACATTCTTATAGATGGAACAAGTCCGCTCAGTACTTTCTATCGTACGCAACCTTATCCGGGTATCACTGACGGTGCTAATCAGACACGTGCCACCACTGGTTATCTTTTGAGAAAAGGTGGCTCTTTTGATGTGAAACACTATCAGGACGTGTGGGCCGGCTTTGTTGGAGTAGTACTTTATCGTTCGGTAGAAGCATTGCTGAACTATATGGAAGCCAGTTATGAAAAGAATGGGACATTGGATGGAACAGCACGCGAATATTGGCAGATTATCCGTCGCCGTGCCCATGTAAACGAAGATATTGATGTTACAATTGCTGCCACTGATATGGCGAAGGAAGCGGAAAATGATTGGGGGGCTTATTCTGCAGGAAAGATCTTGACGGATAAGACATTATATAATATTCGTCGCGAACGTCGTTCGGAATTCCTCTCTGAAGGTTTGCGTTATATGGATGTGTGTCGTTGGAGAGCTATGGATCAGATGATTTCAACTCCTTATATTCCAGAAGGAATGCATCTTTGGAATACACCGATGGAACAATGGTATCAAGGGTTGGTAGCAGATGGTTCGGTAAATGCAACCGTATCGCAGAAATCGGATAGTGAATATCTTCGTCCTTATCGCAGAACCAGCACTCAGAAGTGTTATGAGGGTTACAAATGGAAGATGGCTCATTATCTGGAACCGATCATGGCAAAGCAATTTCTCATTACATCTTCCGATGGGGTGACAGTTGAGAGTTCTCCTATTTATCAGAATCCTTATTGGCCTGTGAGTGCAGATATGGCTGCTGAACAATAA